A window from Micromonospora terminaliae encodes these proteins:
- a CDS encoding FUSC family protein, producing MRRRPGGELRDRLRQRDPGFRLVRRAARLTVVASLVFYGCRYGLGNVTLATYALFGTVATGSFAQLPGPAAVRARTLLAAVPVAWALVAVGTVLAVSTAAASAGMLVIGFAVAFAGVGGPRLVGLANALQLFYILACFPPYQPETLPARLGGVTLGVALVALAEVTLWPDPAPVSFARRLAAAAAGLADLVDALADVLVARPGAAEDAAHRHDRAAQLLDEVRMARLPVTARPISAGRRDRAWRDAAGAAQEVLAVAESLASRPDVTGSGDADLAAALRRSAASLRRSAEVAVRRPGTPAGDGPEPVRPLPPSWRAADPARLRVEAAVRALADQVWTHATAVGIATGPRGRRAARPPEAGADRFWYAGRSAWSLYRQQFRAHLTPRSVYLEGAVRLAVALAAARVIAGVVNLQHGFWVLLATLSLMRASASDTRTTLRPALVGTLAGGAAGGLLLLVSPERQAYAALLPLALVLAFGVGPLLGLGWAQALLTLLLIVVFAQLNPSSWQLAGARVVDVAIGAVVGVLAGLLLWPRGSGSDLRRNAGAYLAASGRAAERIVEALAGRADARPAVAAARRAEALATSSFVQYHAERDDPRLSHVEWDRVLAAGHRAGYGGQALLADRRPGALAPWPGPAAALVARATRLSDGYADVGRQVTRGRVDRAPPPAEPDGDIARQVHAMVRDGEDRPEVLSLVEVDGWLTDLDRHLRGVSGSGPPR from the coding sequence ATGCGTCGACGGCCCGGTGGGGAGCTGCGGGACCGGCTGCGTCAACGGGACCCGGGCTTTCGCCTCGTCCGCCGGGCGGCCCGGCTGACCGTCGTCGCCTCGCTCGTCTTCTACGGCTGCCGCTACGGCCTGGGCAACGTCACCCTCGCCACCTACGCGCTGTTCGGCACGGTGGCCACGGGCAGCTTCGCCCAGCTGCCCGGTCCGGCCGCGGTGCGGGCGCGCACCCTGCTGGCGGCCGTACCGGTGGCCTGGGCGCTCGTGGCCGTCGGCACGGTACTGGCGGTCAGCACGGCGGCCGCGTCCGCCGGGATGCTCGTCATCGGGTTCGCCGTGGCGTTCGCGGGAGTCGGCGGGCCCCGCCTGGTCGGGCTGGCCAACGCGCTCCAGCTCTTCTACATCCTCGCCTGCTTCCCGCCGTACCAGCCCGAGACGCTCCCGGCCCGGCTGGGCGGCGTCACCCTGGGCGTGGCCCTGGTCGCGCTCGCCGAGGTGACGCTCTGGCCGGATCCGGCGCCGGTCTCCTTCGCCCGGCGCCTCGCCGCGGCGGCGGCCGGCCTCGCGGACCTCGTCGACGCACTGGCGGACGTGCTGGTCGCGCGGCCGGGCGCGGCGGAGGACGCGGCCCACCGGCACGACCGGGCGGCACAACTGCTCGACGAGGTGCGGATGGCGCGGCTGCCGGTGACGGCCCGCCCCATCTCGGCCGGCCGCCGCGACCGGGCCTGGCGGGACGCGGCGGGAGCCGCCCAGGAGGTGCTCGCGGTCGCCGAGTCCCTCGCGTCCCGGCCGGACGTCACGGGCAGCGGCGACGCCGACCTGGCGGCGGCGCTCCGGCGGAGCGCGGCCTCGCTGCGGCGCTCCGCCGAGGTCGCGGTGCGGCGGCCGGGCACACCGGCCGGGGACGGACCGGAGCCGGTCCGCCCGCTGCCACCGTCCTGGCGGGCCGCCGATCCGGCCCGGCTGCGCGTGGAGGCGGCGGTGCGGGCCCTCGCCGACCAGGTCTGGACGCACGCGACGGCCGTCGGCATCGCCACGGGTCCGCGCGGTCGCCGCGCCGCGCGACCACCCGAGGCCGGTGCGGACCGGTTCTGGTACGCCGGGCGCAGCGCCTGGTCGCTGTACCGGCAGCAGTTCCGGGCGCACCTGACCCCGCGCTCGGTGTACCTGGAGGGAGCGGTCCGGCTCGCGGTGGCCCTGGCCGCCGCGCGGGTGATCGCCGGGGTGGTCAACCTGCAACACGGGTTCTGGGTGCTCCTGGCGACGCTCAGCCTGATGCGGGCCTCCGCGTCGGACACCCGGACCACGCTGCGGCCCGCGTTGGTCGGCACCCTGGCCGGGGGCGCCGCCGGCGGGCTGCTGCTGCTCGTCTCGCCGGAACGGCAGGCGTACGCCGCTCTGCTGCCGCTGGCCCTGGTGCTGGCCTTCGGCGTCGGGCCGCTGCTGGGCCTGGGCTGGGCCCAGGCGCTGCTCACCCTGCTGCTCATCGTGGTGTTCGCCCAGCTCAACCCGTCGTCCTGGCAACTTGCCGGCGCGCGGGTGGTGGACGTGGCGATCGGCGCCGTGGTGGGCGTCCTCGCCGGCCTGCTGCTCTGGCCGCGGGGCAGCGGGAGCGACCTGCGCCGCAACGCCGGCGCCTACCTGGCGGCGAGCGGGCGGGCCGCCGAGCGGATCGTCGAGGCGCTCGCGGGCCGGGCGGACGCCCGTCCCGCGGTTGCCGCGGCCCGCCGCGCGGAGGCCCTCGCCACGTCGTCCTTCGTCCAGTACCACGCGGAACGCGACGACCCGCGGCTGTCGCACGTCGAGTGGGACCGGGTCCTGGCGGCCGGCCACCGCGCCGGCTACGGCGGGCAGGCGCTGCTCGCCGACCGCCGGCCCGGGGCGCTGGCCCCCTGGCCCGGCCCGGCGGCCGCGCTCGTGGCGCGGGCCACCCGGCTGTCGGACGGCTACGCCGACGTCGGCCGCCAGGTGACGCGGGGCCGGGTCGACCGGGCACCCCCGCCCGCGGAGCCCGACGGTGACATCGCCCGGCAGGTGCACGCCATGGTGCGCGACGGCGAGGACCGGCCGGAGGTGCTGTCCCTGGTGGAGGTCGACGGGTGGCTCACCGACCTGGACCGGCACCTGCGCGGCGTCAGCGGATCCGGCCCCCCGCGGTGA
- a CDS encoding FadR/GntR family transcriptional regulator, producing the protein MAFAPVPRASVSDHVFGQLRDAIVSGHYRPEDTLPGERELAATFAVNRHAVREALRRLQQLGLVRVSQGGATRVLDWRVHAGLDLALSLARSADVLPVETLVRDMLEMRACVGIDAARLCAERGDPEVTAALVRATEEYGSLAPDLDAMNEANIAIWWLIVRGSGNTAYLLAFNSLVAGTFAVGDVPPDARAAELLDVAGHRRLAAAVAAGQGTAAARHARALLTAPVTTPTPVTGRESRA; encoded by the coding sequence ATGGCCTTCGCCCCCGTCCCCCGCGCCTCGGTCTCCGACCACGTCTTCGGCCAGCTCCGCGACGCGATCGTCAGCGGCCACTACCGACCCGAGGACACGCTGCCCGGCGAGCGGGAGCTGGCCGCGACGTTCGCGGTGAACCGGCACGCTGTCCGCGAGGCGCTGCGCCGGCTCCAGCAACTCGGTCTGGTGCGGGTCAGCCAGGGCGGCGCCACCCGGGTGCTGGACTGGCGGGTGCACGCCGGGCTGGACCTGGCGCTGTCGCTGGCCCGCTCGGCTGACGTACTCCCGGTCGAGACCCTGGTCCGCGACATGCTGGAGATGCGGGCCTGCGTCGGGATCGACGCGGCCCGGCTCTGCGCCGAGCGCGGCGACCCGGAGGTCACGGCCGCGCTGGTCCGCGCCACCGAGGAGTACGGCTCCCTCGCCCCCGACCTGGACGCGATGAACGAGGCCAACATCGCGATCTGGTGGCTGATCGTCCGGGGTAGCGGCAACACCGCCTACCTGCTGGCGTTCAACAGCCTGGTGGCCGGCACCTTCGCCGTGGGCGACGTCCCCCCGGACGCCCGGGCCGCCGAGCTGCTCGACGTGGCCGGCCACCGCCGGCTCGCCGCCGCCGTCGCGGCCGGCCAGGGTACGGCGGCCGCCCGGCACGCCCGGGCCCTGCTGACCGCCCCGGTCACCACCCCCACCCCCGTCACCGGAAGGGAAAGCCGAGCATGA
- a CDS encoding vanadium-dependent haloperoxidase — protein sequence MPSARPYLRPTRRTLLIGAGAGAAAVAAPGLTGVAAARGSDVDTVLEWYDVTAATIGVITGPLQVNSSRTWAIAWIAAWRAVTRARGGAPADAALAGAVHEALATLVPARTAELDAALAATLDRLGPAAAVGAAVESGRAAARDVLTERAGDGLDLASVNRPFTPPAPAPGVWQPTPPGFAAAVQAGQGDGRPFLIDDVRAYLPGPPPALDSARYARDLAESRAVGAVESSRRTDRQTDVARFWAQTSLNGYTGALRAAVTSGARVRRVALVALFHAATVDAQIVTYAAKYRDLRWRPVTAIRTETIAPDPAWTPLITTPAHPEYPSGHTTYAGAAETALRTLAGPPAGPVALTSPTAAGVTLTYRDWRELTRDNIDARVWSGIHFRHTDEVGAAVGRRVAAAGLAHWDGRPL from the coding sequence ATGCCGTCCGCGCGTCCGTATCTCCGGCCCACCCGCCGAACCCTGCTCATCGGTGCCGGCGCCGGCGCGGCCGCCGTGGCCGCACCCGGTCTGACCGGTGTGGCCGCCGCCCGCGGCTCCGACGTGGACACCGTGCTCGAGTGGTACGACGTCACCGCGGCGACGATCGGGGTGATCACCGGGCCGCTCCAGGTCAACAGCAGCCGTACCTGGGCGATCGCCTGGATCGCCGCCTGGCGGGCGGTGACCCGGGCCCGGGGCGGCGCCCCCGCCGACGCCGCCCTCGCCGGGGCAGTGCACGAGGCCCTCGCCACGCTGGTGCCGGCGCGCACGGCCGAGCTGGACGCGGCCCTCGCCGCCACGCTCGACCGGCTGGGTCCGGCCGCGGCCGTCGGGGCCGCGGTCGAGAGCGGCCGGGCGGCCGCCCGCGACGTGCTCACCGAGCGGGCCGGTGACGGGCTCGACCTCGCCTCGGTCAACCGGCCGTTCACCCCGCCGGCGCCGGCGCCCGGCGTCTGGCAGCCGACCCCGCCCGGCTTCGCCGCGGCCGTGCAGGCCGGCCAGGGTGACGGCCGGCCGTTCCTGATCGACGACGTGCGCGCGTACCTGCCCGGGCCGCCGCCGGCGCTGGACAGCGCGCGCTACGCCCGGGACCTCGCCGAGAGCCGGGCGGTCGGTGCGGTGGAGAGCAGCCGCCGCACGGACCGGCAGACCGACGTGGCCCGGTTCTGGGCGCAGACCTCGCTGAACGGCTACACCGGAGCGCTGCGCGCCGCCGTCACCTCCGGCGCGCGGGTCCGCCGGGTCGCGCTCGTCGCGCTCTTCCACGCGGCCACCGTCGACGCCCAGATCGTCACGTACGCGGCCAAGTACCGTGACCTGCGCTGGCGCCCGGTCACGGCGATCCGGACCGAGACCATCGCGCCCGATCCGGCGTGGACGCCGTTGATCACCACGCCCGCCCATCCCGAATATCCGAGCGGGCACACCACCTACGCCGGAGCCGCCGAGACCGCCCTGCGGACGCTCGCCGGGCCGCCGGCCGGGCCGGTGGCGCTGACCAGCCCCACCGCCGCCGGCGTCACCCTGACCTACCGGGACTGGCGCGAGCTGACCCGGGACAACATCGACGCCCGGGTGTGGTCCGGCATCCACTTCCGGCACACCGACGAGGTCGGCGCGGCGGTCGGCCGCCGGGTGGCAGCCGCCGGACTCGCCCACTGGGACGGCCGGCCGCTGTAG
- a CDS encoding winged helix-turn-helix domain-containing protein — MADEPSTLHLTDPRAMRALAHQTRIRLLGELRIRGPQTVGMLSDVTGEAVGSVSYHLGKLAEHGFVREAPELARNRRERWWRAAHARTNWEPVELLDDPERRLASDLLRRAFLQRYVARFEAYLDAEASLDPAWVRGTTSSDSFLHLTPDELVELRRELSELGERWQARSNPDRPDARTVTLIWQAYRGPQ, encoded by the coding sequence ATGGCGGACGAGCCGAGCACCCTGCACCTCACCGATCCCCGGGCCATGCGCGCGCTGGCCCACCAGACGCGGATCCGGCTCCTCGGCGAGCTGCGCATCCGGGGCCCGCAGACCGTGGGCATGCTGAGCGACGTCACCGGCGAGGCGGTCGGCTCGGTCAGCTACCACCTGGGCAAGCTGGCCGAGCACGGCTTCGTACGGGAGGCGCCCGAGCTGGCGCGCAACCGCCGGGAGCGGTGGTGGCGGGCCGCGCACGCGCGCACCAACTGGGAGCCGGTGGAGCTGCTCGACGACCCGGAGCGGCGGCTCGCCTCCGACCTGCTGCGCCGGGCCTTCCTCCAGCGCTACGTGGCCCGGTTCGAGGCCTACCTCGACGCCGAGGCGTCCCTCGACCCGGCGTGGGTTCGCGGCACCACGAGCAGCGACAGCTTCCTCCACCTGACCCCCGACGAGCTGGTGGAGCTGCGCCGCGAGTTGTCCGAGCTGGGTGAGCGCTGGCAGGCGCGCAGCAACCCCGACCGGCCGGACGCGCGCACCGTGACGCTGATCTGGCAGGCCTACCGGGGGCCGCAGTGA
- a CDS encoding NAD(P)-dependent oxidoreductase, whose amino-acid sequence MTRVAVLGLGGMGTPMAANLVRAGLTTVVWNRHPEPARALGDRGAEVAADPAEAVRGADVAVTMVTDAAAVRAIAVDQGMLAALPEGAVWAQMSTIGVTETARLAELVGAERPGVTLVDAPVAGSRGPAEQGRLVVLASGPEQARDRVAPVFDAVGQRTVWVGPVGAGSRLKLVNNLLLAFVNEGLAAAVALGDALGLDRGTVHEALRGSPLVSPWAAEKLDRIAGDDYTTQYSLALALKDVDLALREVPAGRFPAAEALAGEWRHAVEQGLGGDDLTVVTRALAREGTD is encoded by the coding sequence ATGACGCGGGTGGCGGTGCTCGGGCTCGGCGGCATGGGCACGCCGATGGCGGCGAACCTCGTCCGGGCCGGCCTCACGACGGTGGTGTGGAACCGGCACCCGGAGCCGGCCCGCGCGCTCGGCGACCGGGGCGCCGAGGTCGCCGCCGACCCGGCCGAGGCGGTACGCGGGGCCGACGTGGCGGTGACCATGGTGACCGACGCGGCCGCGGTCCGGGCGATCGCCGTCGACCAGGGCATGCTGGCCGCGTTGCCCGAGGGGGCCGTCTGGGCGCAGATGAGCACCATCGGGGTGACCGAGACCGCGCGCCTGGCCGAGCTGGTCGGCGCCGAGCGTCCCGGGGTGACCCTGGTGGACGCGCCGGTGGCCGGCAGCCGCGGCCCGGCCGAACAGGGCCGCCTCGTCGTCCTCGCCTCCGGACCGGAGCAGGCGCGGGACCGGGTGGCGCCGGTCTTCGACGCGGTCGGGCAGCGGACCGTCTGGGTGGGGCCGGTCGGCGCCGGATCACGGCTGAAGCTCGTCAACAACCTGCTGCTCGCGTTCGTGAACGAGGGGCTCGCCGCGGCGGTCGCCCTCGGCGACGCGCTCGGCCTGGATCGCGGCACCGTGCACGAGGCGCTGCGGGGCAGCCCGCTGGTGTCCCCCTGGGCGGCCGAGAAGCTGGACCGGATCGCCGGGGACGACTACACGACGCAGTACTCCCTGGCCCTGGCCCTCAAGGACGTGGACCTCGCGCTGCGCGAGGTGCCGGCGGGCCGGTTCCCGGCCGCCGAGGCCCTGGCCGGCGAGTGGCGGCACGCGGTCGAGCAGGGCCTCGGCGGCGACGACCTCACGGTGGTGACGCGGGCCCTCGCCCGGGAGGGAACGGACTAG
- the smpB gene encoding SsrA-binding protein SmpB → MARETGRKLVASNKKARHDYTILKTYEAGIVLAGTEVKSLREGRVSLVDAFAQERDGEIMLYGLHIAEYGFGTWTNHQPRRTRKLLLNRVEIARILEKLRDGGITLVPLSMYFSNGWAKVELGLARGRRSYDKRQALAERDANREIARELGRRLKGRRPA, encoded by the coding sequence GTGGCCAGGGAGACCGGCCGCAAGCTCGTCGCCTCCAACAAGAAGGCGCGGCACGACTACACGATCCTGAAGACGTACGAGGCCGGGATCGTGCTGGCCGGCACCGAGGTGAAGTCGCTGCGCGAGGGGCGCGTGTCACTGGTCGACGCGTTCGCCCAGGAGCGCGACGGCGAAATCATGCTGTACGGGCTGCACATCGCCGAGTACGGCTTCGGCACCTGGACCAACCACCAGCCCCGGCGCACCCGCAAGCTGCTGCTCAATCGGGTCGAGATCGCCCGGATCCTGGAGAAGCTGCGCGACGGCGGGATCACGCTGGTGCCGCTGTCGATGTACTTCTCCAACGGCTGGGCCAAGGTCGAGCTGGGCCTGGCCCGGGGCCGCAGGTCGTACGACAAGCGGCAGGCCCTCGCCGAGCGCGACGCCAACCGGGAGATCGCCCGCGAGCTGGGCCGCCGCCTCAAGGGCCGCCGCCCGGCCTGA
- the htpG gene encoding molecular chaperone HtpG, producing the protein MVHSIYSNKDVFLRELISNASDALDKVRLESLVDKELQVDTTDLHIGIEVDREARTLTVRDNGIGMSRDEVVRLIGTIAKSGTAELLRSLRESKDAAASQELIGQFGVGFYATFMVADRVTLLTRRAGQTSGTRWESTGEGTYSVETVDDAPQGTSVTLHLKPADAEDNLHDYTAEWTIREIVKRYSDFIAWPIRMTVEKPGEDGATTREEQTLNSMKALWARARDEVDEAEYKEFYRHVAHDWADPLESIHMRGEGTFEYEALLFLPSHAPLDLFAPQGRRGVQLYVKRVFIMDDCDALMPNYLRFVKGVVDAHDLSLNISREILQQDRQIRAVRRRLVKKVLATLKDLSAESYRTFWGEFGAVVKEGLLEDPDNTEALLDLVRAASTHDPAELTTLRDYVERMRDGQTEIYYATGENRATIENSPHLEAFRAKGYEVLILTDPVDEVWVERVGAYDGKPLRSVAKGQVDLETDEEREKAEAERQEYADLLTWMSGALADSVKEVRLSTRLTTSPACVVGDAHDMTPTLEKMYRAMGQEVPQVKRILELNPAHPLVTGLRKAHEQGGDGTALTETAELLYGMALLAEGGELADPARFTRILADRLARNL; encoded by the coding sequence ATGGTGCACTCGATCTACTCGAACAAGGACGTCTTCCTGCGCGAACTGATCTCGAACGCCTCCGACGCGCTGGACAAGGTGCGCCTGGAGTCGCTGGTCGACAAGGAGCTCCAGGTCGACACCACCGACCTGCACATCGGGATCGAGGTCGACCGGGAGGCCCGCACGCTGACCGTGCGGGACAACGGCATCGGCATGTCCCGCGACGAGGTGGTCCGCCTCATCGGCACGATCGCCAAGTCCGGCACCGCCGAGCTGTTGCGCTCCCTGCGCGAGTCGAAGGACGCCGCCGCCTCGCAGGAGCTGATCGGGCAGTTCGGCGTCGGCTTCTACGCCACGTTCATGGTCGCCGACCGGGTCACCCTGCTCACCCGCCGCGCCGGGCAGACCAGCGGCACCCGTTGGGAGTCCACCGGCGAGGGCACCTACTCGGTCGAGACGGTCGACGACGCGCCCCAGGGCACCTCGGTCACCCTGCACCTCAAGCCGGCCGACGCCGAGGACAACCTGCACGACTACACGGCCGAGTGGACGATCCGCGAGATCGTGAAGCGCTACTCCGACTTCATCGCCTGGCCGATCCGGATGACCGTGGAGAAGCCCGGTGAGGACGGCGCCACCACCCGCGAGGAGCAGACGCTCAACTCGATGAAGGCGCTCTGGGCCCGCGCCCGGGACGAGGTCGACGAGGCCGAGTACAAGGAGTTCTACCGGCACGTCGCGCACGACTGGGCCGACCCGCTCGAGTCCATCCACATGCGCGGCGAGGGCACCTTCGAGTACGAGGCGCTGCTCTTCCTGCCGTCGCACGCCCCGCTCGACCTCTTCGCCCCCCAGGGCCGCCGGGGCGTGCAGCTCTACGTCAAGCGCGTGTTCATCATGGACGACTGCGACGCGCTGATGCCCAACTACCTGCGCTTCGTCAAGGGCGTCGTGGACGCGCACGACCTGTCGCTGAACATCTCCCGGGAGATCCTCCAGCAGGACCGGCAGATCCGCGCCGTCCGCCGCCGCCTGGTCAAGAAGGTCCTCGCCACGCTGAAGGACCTCTCCGCCGAGTCGTACCGCACCTTCTGGGGCGAGTTCGGCGCGGTGGTCAAGGAGGGTCTGCTGGAGGACCCGGACAACACCGAGGCCCTGCTCGACCTGGTCCGGGCGGCCAGCACCCACGACCCGGCCGAGCTGACCACGCTGCGCGACTACGTGGAGCGCATGCGCGACGGCCAGACCGAGATCTACTACGCCACCGGCGAGAACCGGGCCACCATCGAGAACTCTCCGCACCTGGAGGCGTTCCGGGCCAAGGGCTACGAGGTGCTGATCCTCACCGACCCGGTCGACGAGGTGTGGGTCGAGCGGGTCGGCGCGTACGACGGGAAGCCCCTGCGCTCGGTCGCCAAGGGCCAGGTGGACCTGGAGACCGACGAGGAGCGGGAGAAGGCCGAGGCCGAGCGGCAGGAGTACGCGGACCTGCTCACCTGGATGAGCGGCGCCCTGGCCGACAGCGTCAAGGAGGTCCGGCTCTCCACCCGGCTCACCACCTCCCCGGCCTGCGTCGTGGGCGACGCGCACGACATGACGCCCACGCTGGAGAAGATGTACCGGGCCATGGGGCAGGAGGTGCCCCAGGTCAAGCGCATCCTGGAGCTGAACCCGGCCCACCCGCTCGTCACCGGGCTGCGCAAGGCCCACGAGCAGGGCGGCGACGGCACCGCGCTGACCGAGACCGCCGAGCTGCTGTACGGCATGGCGTTGCTCGCCGAGGGCGGGGAACTGGCCGACCCGGCCCGGTTCACCCGGATCCTCGCCGACCGGCTCGCCCGGAACCTCTAG
- a CDS encoding sterol desaturase family protein, whose protein sequence is MIPAVLYAVPAFLLLIIIEAVSYRFLPDDDERGYELRDTTTSLSMGLGSQIIGFPWKLLTVGLYAALWVVAPVHLSPGDWWTWVIVFFADDIAYYWFHRLHHEVRVLWASHVVHHSSVYYNLSTALRQSWTPMTSLPFWLPLALLGIPPWMIFLQQSISLLYQFFLHTERVGVLPRPIEFIFNTPSHHRVHHGSNAEYLDRNYGGILIVWDRLFGSFEPERAPARYGLTTNIQTYNPLRVATHEFAAIWSDVRQATSWRSRLGYVFGRPGWQPAR, encoded by the coding sequence ATGATCCCCGCCGTGCTCTACGCCGTCCCGGCGTTCCTCCTCCTGATCATCATCGAGGCGGTGTCCTACCGCTTCCTCCCCGACGACGACGAACGCGGCTACGAGCTGCGCGACACCACCACCAGCCTCTCCATGGGGCTCGGCAGCCAGATCATCGGCTTCCCCTGGAAGCTGCTCACCGTCGGCCTCTACGCCGCCCTGTGGGTGGTCGCGCCCGTGCACCTCTCCCCCGGCGACTGGTGGACCTGGGTGATCGTCTTCTTCGCCGACGACATCGCCTACTACTGGTTCCACCGCCTGCATCACGAGGTGCGTGTGCTGTGGGCCAGCCACGTGGTGCACCACTCCAGCGTCTACTACAACCTCTCCACCGCCCTGCGGCAGAGCTGGACGCCGATGACCTCGCTGCCGTTCTGGCTGCCCCTGGCGCTGCTCGGCATCCCGCCGTGGATGATCTTCCTGCAGCAGTCGATCAGCCTGCTCTACCAGTTCTTCCTGCACACCGAGCGGGTGGGCGTGCTGCCGCGGCCCATCGAGTTCATCTTCAACACGCCGTCGCACCACCGGGTGCACCACGGCTCGAACGCCGAGTACCTGGACCGCAACTACGGCGGCATCCTCATCGTGTGGGACCGGCTGTTCGGCTCCTTCGAGCCCGAGCGCGCCCCGGCCCGCTACGGGCTCACCACGAACATCCAGACCTACAACCCGCTGCGGGTGGCCACCCACGAGTTTGCCGCGATCTGGTCCGACGTCCGGCAGGCCACCTCGTGGCGGTCCCGGCTCGGCTACGTCTTCGGCCGCCCCGGCTGGCAGCCGGCCCGGTGA
- a CDS encoding MFS transporter, which translates to MSRRWTPLAGLLTAHTVSLTGNMLTLIALPLYVLAETGSPAATGLAGAFATAPVVLGGAFGGVLVDRIGYRRASVLADLVSGVTVAAVPVLHATVGLPFPVLLGLVFVSGLLDTPGQTARTALLPEAATAAGVPIERAIGWFEATERGARLIGAPVAGLLVSALGALPVLAVDAATFAVSALAVAVLVPASLRPSAGHETPSAGYWRDLAAGLRFLAREPLLRAVVLLVLVTNLFDATKSNVLMPVVAARELGGAAAFGLLVGAMGGGALVGSLLFSAVGHRLPRRATFVTAFAVAGAPPFWALAAAPPLPVIAGVCAVAGLAAGAINPLIGAVKLERVPATMRARVYGVIGAGAWAAMPVGAFGAGLAADRFGTTATLVTVGTCYLLVVLTPLLGGPWRDLRRPAPAERPQPGRSRTPAAATTD; encoded by the coding sequence GTGAGTCGCCGGTGGACGCCCCTGGCCGGGCTGCTGACGGCGCACACCGTCTCGCTGACCGGCAACATGCTCACGCTGATCGCGCTGCCGCTCTACGTGCTGGCGGAGACGGGCTCCCCCGCCGCCACCGGTCTGGCCGGCGCGTTCGCCACCGCCCCCGTCGTGCTCGGTGGCGCCTTCGGCGGCGTCCTGGTGGACCGGATCGGCTACCGGCGGGCGAGCGTGCTGGCCGACCTGGTCTCCGGGGTGACGGTCGCCGCCGTGCCGGTGCTGCACGCCACCGTGGGGCTGCCGTTCCCCGTCCTGCTCGGGCTGGTCTTCGTGAGCGGCCTGCTCGACACCCCGGGCCAGACCGCGCGGACGGCGCTGCTGCCCGAGGCGGCGACCGCCGCCGGGGTGCCGATCGAGCGGGCCATCGGCTGGTTCGAGGCCACCGAGCGCGGCGCCCGCCTGATCGGCGCGCCGGTGGCCGGCCTGCTGGTGAGCGCACTCGGCGCGCTGCCGGTGCTGGCCGTCGACGCGGCCACGTTCGCCGTCTCGGCCCTGGCGGTGGCGGTGCTGGTGCCGGCGAGCCTGCGGCCGTCCGCCGGGCACGAAACTCCGTCGGCCGGTTACTGGCGGGACCTCGCCGCCGGGCTGCGCTTCCTGGCCCGCGAGCCGCTGCTGCGCGCCGTGGTGCTGCTGGTGCTGGTCACCAACCTCTTCGACGCCACCAAGAGCAACGTGCTGATGCCGGTCGTCGCCGCGCGGGAGCTCGGCGGGGCGGCCGCGTTCGGCCTGCTGGTCGGCGCCATGGGCGGCGGCGCGCTGGTCGGCTCGCTGTTGTTCAGCGCCGTCGGGCACCGGCTGCCCCGCCGGGCCACCTTCGTCACCGCCTTCGCCGTCGCCGGGGCACCGCCGTTCTGGGCTCTCGCGGCCGCCCCGCCGCTGCCGGTGATCGCCGGGGTCTGCGCGGTCGCGGGCCTCGCCGCCGGTGCGATCAACCCGCTGATCGGCGCCGTGAAGCTGGAACGCGTCCCGGCGACCATGCGGGCCCGCGTCTACGGGGTCATCGGGGCGGGCGCCTGGGCGGCCATGCCGGTGGGCGCGTTCGGCGCCGGCCTTGCCGCCGACCGGTTCGGCACCACGGCGACCCTGGTCACCGTCGGCACCTGCTACCTGCTCGTGGTGCTCACCCCGCTGCTCGGTGGCCCGTGGCGGGACCTGCGCCGGCCGGCGCCCGCGGAGCGGCCGCAGCCCGGCCGCTCCCGCACGCCCGCCGCCGCCACGACGGACTGA
- a CDS encoding lysoplasmalogenase, with the protein MRRPWLVLFGVAALVELAGVALDSTPAQWLAKPLLAPLLLAYLWDRRRRTDPVAVGLVAATAGDVALLVPGDTAFLAGMGCFLVTQLAFLTAFLRHRRPPVAAVAGYLLAWAGANALLWSALGPLRLPVLGYSLALSLMAAAATGVSRRTAAGGALFLVSDLLIGVGAAGGDFPGRDLLVMTTYAAALLLITAGWAAAHAGPTRPVQRYPIESVGLLG; encoded by the coding sequence GTGAGGCGCCCCTGGCTGGTCCTGTTCGGGGTCGCCGCCCTCGTCGAGCTGGCGGGGGTGGCGCTCGACTCGACGCCGGCGCAGTGGCTGGCCAAGCCGCTGCTGGCGCCGCTGCTGCTGGCGTACCTGTGGGACCGGCGCCGCCGGACGGACCCGGTGGCCGTGGGCCTTGTCGCCGCCACCGCCGGGGACGTGGCCCTGCTCGTGCCGGGAGACACCGCGTTCCTGGCCGGCATGGGCTGCTTCCTGGTGACCCAGCTCGCCTTCCTGACCGCCTTCCTGCGCCACCGCCGCCCGCCGGTGGCGGCGGTGGCCGGTTACCTGCTCGCCTGGGCCGGCGCGAACGCGCTGCTCTGGAGCGCGCTGGGCCCGCTGCGGCTGCCGGTGCTCGGCTACAGCCTGGCACTGTCCCTCATGGCCGCCGCAGCGACCGGGGTGTCCCGGCGCACGGCGGCCGGCGGGGCGCTCTTCCTCGTCTCCGACCTGTTGATCGGCGTGGGCGCGGCGGGCGGCGACTTCCCCGGGCGGGACCTCCTGGTCATGACCACGTACGCGGCGGCCCTCCTGCTGATCACCGCCGGCTGGGCCGCCGCCCACGCCGGTCCCACGCGCCCGGTTCAGAGATACCCTATTGAGTCGGTAGGTTTACTGGGTTAA